A region of the Acidimicrobiia bacterium genome:
CAGGATCGTCTCGCGCGCCACGGCCCGGCGATCGGACATCGACACGCCGTGGTGCGCCAGTTCGTCCTCGTTCCATCCGAAACCAACACCCAGGGCTGCTCGACCGTGGCTCAGATGGTCGAGCGTGGCCACGGCCTTGGCGGTGACGATCGGTTCGCGCTGGGCGGCCAGCAGGATTCCGGTGCCGAGCCGCAGAGTGGTGGTGACCGAGGCGGCGGCGGCCAGCGCCACCAACGGATCCAGGCAGCGTTTGTACTCCGCGCCCAGTTCGGCGTCGCCGGTGGGCGGGGGCGTACGACGACTGGTGGGGATGTGGGTGTGCTCCGGCAGCCAAAGAGAGTGCAACCCGCGCCCCTCGGCCTCCCGGGCCAAGGCCACCACATCCATACTCACATCGGTGGCGAACATCGTGATCCCGTAGCGCAAGGCAACTCGATTCCTGGGTTCGGGGCCCGCTCACACTCGTATCGGAGGCGGGCGCGAGCCACGAACCCGTTTTCTGATGGATGGCCAGATCCTGCCATGCTGAAGCCCATGCCTGGCCTCTGTGATGGACGCATCGTAATCGTGACCGGTTCCGGCCGCGGACTGGGCCGAGCCCACGCCCTGGAACTAGCCCGCCAAGGCGCACGGGTGGTGGTGAACGATCTCGGCTGCGAACTCGATGGGTCCGGCGGCGGCACCGGGCCGGCTGGAGAGGTGGTGGACGAGATCCGTGCCGAAGGCGGCGAGGCTGTCGCCAACGGTGATGACGTAGCCAACTTCGACGGAGCCGGCCGCATGATTGCCGCCGCCATCGCGGCCTTCGGCGGGCTCGACGTGGTGGTCAACAACGCCGGTTTCGTGCGCGACCGTATGTTCGCCAACGCCGCCGAAGACGAATGGGACGCGGTGGTGCGCGTGCACCTCAAGGGCCACTTCGCGGTGGCCCGCCACGCCGCCGCCCACTGGCGCGACCAAGCCAAGGCGGGCACGCCCGTCGATGCTCGGATCATCAACACCAGTTCCGGTGCAGGCATCCTCGGATCGGTTGGTCAAGCCGCCTACTCCGCCGCCAAGGCCGGGATCGCCACCCTCACCCTGGTGCAAGCCGCCGAACTGGGCCGCTACGGGGTGACCGCCAACGCCCTGTGCCCCGCCGCCCGCACCCGGATGACCGAGGGAGTGTTCACCGAGATGATGGCTACCCCTGATCAGCCCGATGCCTTCGACGCCATGGCTCCGGAAAACGTGTCGCCTCTGGTGGCCTGGCTGGCCTCTCCCCGATCCGCCCACATCACCGGCCGCATGTTCGAAGTAGAAGGTGGCCACGTGGGCCTCGCCACCGGCTGGCAGCACGGCCCCGCCGCGGACAAAGGCGACCGATGGGAGGCCGCCGAGTTGGGAGAGGTCATTGATGGTCTGATCGCCGAGGCTCCCGAGCCCACGCCGGTCTACGGCACCCAGTAGCCAACGGCCGAGCCGGCCGCCACCGTCGTGCTGCTAGTTTCGAGCCCAGTCGGCGAACGGGAAAGTGGGCCGCATGGAACACCATTTGGACTGGTCGAGCGACAATGAGTTCACCCTCGATGGAGTGAGTTATCTCTCGACTTTCATCCTCACTCCGGAAACGAATGCCGCCCAATCCCCGGGCCAAATGTTCCTGATCAAACCTCGGTCCCAAGTGGAGCACTACGTAGCGATGATCGAGGCCATCCAGCCGCGATTTATTCTCGAGTTGGGGATCTACAAAGGCGGCAGTACCGCGCTCCTGGCCCAACTCGCCAAACCGGAAAAACTCGTCGCCATCGAACTACGGGATTCGTGTCGGCCGCTAGACAAGTTCATCAGAACCCACTCGCTCGAGGAGGTGATCGTGCCCATCTATGGCGTGAACCAGTCCGATGTGGTGGCGCTCGACACCATCGTCCAACGCGAGTTTGACGGCCATCCGATCGACCTCATCATCGACGACGCCTCTCACCTGCTCGCCGAAACCAAAGCGAGCTTCAACCGCCTCTTTCCCCACCTCCGACCCGGGGGCCTCTACGTGATCGAGGACTGGGCCTGGTCGGTCAACCCCTGGGGCATGCCGCTTCCCGCACGCCTCCAGGGCACATCACCCCTGTCTTCCTTCATCACCGAGTTGGTCTTCGCCTCCGCCTGTCTCCCCCGATGCATCGCCGAGATCACCATCGATGCCCATAAGGCCATCGTGCGACGCGGCACCCGCAACATGGACCCAGCGGTCTTCGACGTCTCCGCCCACTTCGACCCGATATCCCGCCAGATGGTGGACGCCCTCTCGCCGTTTGTCACCGCGACGGACTAGCAACGGGGCGCGGCGGCCCGTTCCGATGACCTCACGACCCGACCAAACGGAGGACCTCGGCCGGGGTGGCCGGACCGTCATGCACAACCTCTCCATCGCGCAGCGCAATGCACCGTCCCACCCGCTCCACAAAACCGGCATCGTGGGTCGCCACCACGATGGCCCGGCCATGACCATGTAACTCGTCGAAGATGCCAAGAAGGGCATCCTTACCAGGAGCATCCAGACCCACGAAGGGCTCATCCACCATCAGGAGATCGAACGGCCGCACCAAGGCCAAGGCAATAGACGTCTTCTGGCGCAGGCCACGACTAAAGCGAGCCGGGAGGTCGTCGGCCCGCGCCGCGAGGCCCACCCGCTCCACCAGTTCGTTGAAGTCGTCGCGGGTGGCGTGCACTCCGTGTAAGGCGGACACATAGGCCAGATGCTCTTGCACCGAAAGGTCGTCGTAGAGCACCGGCTCATCGGGCAGGAAACTCAGGGCGGCCCGGGCGTCGGAACTGCCCGCCGGGGCGCCATTGATGGTGATTTCACCGTCGGTCAGTTCCAACAGGCCCGAGGCGAGCCTCAGAAACGTGGACTTTCCGCTGCCGTTGTGGCCCACCAGAGCCACCAACGTTCCCGCCGAGATCTGCAGGTCGAGAGGCGCCAAGGCCACCAGGTCGGCGTATGTTTTGCTGGCCTGCTCAGCCACCAGGAGCGCGGGGGTGGGATCAGGGCTTGGCATGAGCCATCTCCATCTGGGAACGCCACCAGGTTCCGATGTCTGCACGCACCCGCACCCACCCACAGATGAGACCGAACACCAATATCACGAGGGGAACGATACGGACACCACCGGTGATCGGCGCCAGTCCCTGCTCTTGCGCCCGGTGAGCGAAGAACACCGGGGTGACGCCGAGAATGGCGATCGCGGGCGGCCACACCGTGCGGAAGGCCAACCGCATCCCCTGCGCTTCGGGCGGGGCCAGTGACCAGTTTCCGCCCACGCTGGGGGCCGAGGCCAACACACTCACGAGCGCGCCGCCGAGGCCACCGAGGGCCAACGGCACGAAGGCCACCGCCCCCGCTTCGAGGGGCAACTGCGCCCGACCGGGAACCATGGCGACCGCCAGCGCGATGGCCGCCACCGCCAACTGGGTGAGAACCGCCACGGGGACGTGACGGAGATGGATTTCGCCCGCTTCCAGGGGCGTGGCATCCCGGCGGCTGGGATGGTCCACCTCCTGAGCCAGCGGCTCCACCGAATCAAGACCGGCGATGAACAGCGCCATGCCCGCCACGATGACCAGCGGCGTCGTGCCCGACCAGATCCCCCGCAGGCACAGCCCGATCACCGCCGCCAGCAGCACCAGCCGAGCCACCCGGGCGGCCGGCCAGCGCATCAGCCCCCGGAGCCCCCGAACGAAGACCGGCCACCGTCCGGTACCGTTCACGGCGAGTCCAACCCAAGGTCGCAGCCGGGGCAACTCCATGGCGAGTTGACGCCGCAACACGATCACGGTGCGCACATCCTGCAGGGTGGCGGCGAAGCGAAGCTGGCCCACCAGCGTGGACCGCCGCTCGGCTGCCTCGAGCGATAGCCGACCGAGGAGGCGCATTCCTACCAACAGCGCCACCCCGGCCACCACTACCGGGACCAGGCCGGCGAGATCCACCCGTAAGGGCCACAGCACCAAGTCGCCAAAGGTAGAGGTGGCGCTGAAGCCGATCACGCCGGTGCCATCGGCGATGACCAGGCCGATGAGCACCACCCCCACCAGCGAGGCGACCCCGCGCGGCAGGCGGGTACCGCCCGCCAGTAGCGCACTGCCAACGCACAGCGCGACCAGGACAAGGCCGGCCAAGGCACCCGTGGCGATCCACGCCACCCGCCCGCCGTCGAGCCGATTGGTGGCCAAGTTGCCGGCGATGGCTCCCACCACGATCCCCACGAACGTCACGAAGCGGAGTTGCCGGACGGCCGGGGCCCGCAGTGCGGTGGTGCGGTCCACCGGAGCGAGCAGCACATGACGGACCTCGGTGCGCTCCAGGGCCAGCGGTCCCCCCCGGCTGCCCGAGCGCAGCCCGAGCGCAATCGCAAACGCCGCCAGCCCGCCCAACCAGCCCGGGCCGTGGGCGAGCAACCCGGCGGTCTGCGAAGCGCTCAAGGGATCGTCGCCCACCGCCCCGGAGGCGAACAGCACGATCACCAGGCCTACGATGGCGGTGGTGTACGCCTGATAGAGGGCATCGATCCAATGGATGTCGGCGGTGCGCTTCTGGCGCCGAAACCGCCGCCAGTCTCGCAGCGTCCCTTCGAGGTCCGCATCGGGGTTCGCTACAGCCAGCACACGGCGACGCTAAACGAGGCGATGAACCAACCGACAATCTCCGCCGCGGCCCCGGCGGATCAGACCGATCCGCCGAGAGAATCCCCCGGTGGCTACGACAGACGCTCGATCACCATGGCCATACCCTGGCCTCCACCGACACACATGGACTCGAGGCCGTAGCGGCCGCCAGTATCGTCAAGGCCGTTGATCAGCGTGGTCATGATGCGCGCTCCGGTCATGCCGAAGGGGTGACCCAGGGCGATGGCCCCACCGTTCACGTTCAGCTTCTCCGGGTCGATGTTGAGATGCTTCATCGAAGGGATCACCTGGGCCGCGAAGGCTTCATTGATCTCCACGAGGTCGATGTCTTCGATGGTGAGCCCGGCCCGGCCGAGGGCCTGGCGGATAGCCGCCACCGGACCCATGCCCATGATCTCGGGGTTCAATCCGGTGACCCCGGACGACACGATACGGGCGAGCGGAGTGAGCCCGAGGGCTGCGGCCCGGGTGTCGCTCATCACAACCACGGCGGCGGCGCCGTCGTTCAGTGGGCAGGCATTGCCGGCGGTGACCTGGCCATCGGGGCGGAACACCGGCTTGAGTTCGGCCAGTTTCTCGGCGGTGGTACCGGCGCGAGGGCCGTCGTCCTTACTCACCACAGTGCCGTCAGCGAGCGTGACCGGCGTGATCTCTCGGTCGAAGAAGCCCCGTTCCTGGGCGGCGACGGCTCGCTGCTGCGAGCGGGCCCCCCACTCGTCCATCTCCTCACGGGTCACGCCTTCAGAGAGGACCACGTTCTCGGCGGTCTGACCCATGGCGATGTAGATGTCGGGAAGACCAACCGGCGGCGCCCAAGAGGGGGCACCCCCGGTGCGCTCGGCGGTGGTGGCCTCGGCGTCGGCGAAGAGGACGTTGTGCGGGCCGGTGTCGGACGCCCCGTGCAGGTAGCGGCTCACCGTCTCCACGCCGGCGGCGACGAACACGTCGCCCTCGCCGGCCTTGATGGCGTGGGCGGCCATCCGAATGGTCTGGAGCGAGGACGAGCAGTACCGGTTCACCGTTACCCCCGGTACGTCAGGGAGACCAGCGAGCAGCGCCGCCACCCGCCCGATGTTGTAGCCCGCCTCGCCACCGGGCTGACCGCAACCGAGAATGACGTCTTCAACCGTCTGCGGATCGAGCGATGGAACCTTCTCCAGAACGGACTTGATGATGAAGCCCGCCAGATCGTCGGGGCGGCATTCAGTCATGCTCCCCTTGTTGGCCCGGCCAATGGGGGTGCGGGCGGTGGCGACAATGACAGCTTCGGGCATGGGAGCCCTCCTTGAGCAGA
Encoded here:
- a CDS encoding SDR family oxidoreductase, which codes for MPGLCDGRIVIVTGSGRGLGRAHALELARQGARVVVNDLGCELDGSGGGTGPAGEVVDEIRAEGGEAVANGDDVANFDGAGRMIAAAIAAFGGLDVVVNNAGFVRDRMFANAAEDEWDAVVRVHLKGHFAVARHAAAHWRDQAKAGTPVDARIINTSSGAGILGSVGQAAYSAAKAGIATLTLVQAAELGRYGVTANALCPAARTRMTEGVFTEMMATPDQPDAFDAMAPENVSPLVAWLASPRSAHITGRMFEVEGGHVGLATGWQHGPAADKGDRWEAAELGEVIDGLIAEAPEPTPVYGTQ
- a CDS encoding class I SAM-dependent methyltransferase, whose protein sequence is MEHHLDWSSDNEFTLDGVSYLSTFILTPETNAAQSPGQMFLIKPRSQVEHYVAMIEAIQPRFILELGIYKGGSTALLAQLAKPEKLVAIELRDSCRPLDKFIRTHSLEEVIVPIYGVNQSDVVALDTIVQREFDGHPIDLIIDDASHLLAETKASFNRLFPHLRPGGLYVIEDWAWSVNPWGMPLPARLQGTSPLSSFITELVFASACLPRCIAEITIDAHKAIVRRGTRNMDPAVFDVSAHFDPISRQMVDALSPFVTATD
- a CDS encoding acetyl-CoA C-acetyltransferase; its protein translation is MPEAVIVATARTPIGRANKGSMTECRPDDLAGFIIKSVLEKVPSLDPQTVEDVILGCGQPGGEAGYNIGRVAALLAGLPDVPGVTVNRYCSSSLQTIRMAAHAIKAGEGDVFVAAGVETVSRYLHGASDTGPHNVLFADAEATTAERTGGAPSWAPPVGLPDIYIAMGQTAENVVLSEGVTREEMDEWGARSQQRAVAAQERGFFDREITPVTLADGTVVSKDDGPRAGTTAEKLAELKPVFRPDGQVTAGNACPLNDGAAAVVVMSDTRAAALGLTPLARIVSSGVTGLNPEIMGMGPVAAIRQALGRAGLTIEDIDLVEINEAFAAQVIPSMKHLNIDPEKLNVNGGAIALGHPFGMTGARIMTTLINGLDDTGGRYGLESMCVGGGQGMAMVIERLS
- a CDS encoding ABC transporter ATP-binding protein; this translates as MPSPDPTPALLVAEQASKTYADLVALAPLDLQISAGTLVALVGHNGSGKSTFLRLASGLLELTDGEITINGAPAGSSDARAALSFLPDEPVLYDDLSVQEHLAYVSALHGVHATRDDFNELVERVGLAARADDLPARFSRGLRQKTSIALALVRPFDLLMVDEPFVGLDAPGKDALLGIFDELHGHGRAIVVATHDAGFVERVGRCIALRDGEVVHDGPATPAEVLRLVGS